A window of the Hippoglossus stenolepis isolate QCI-W04-F060 chromosome 8, HSTE1.2, whole genome shotgun sequence genome harbors these coding sequences:
- the LOC118113950 gene encoding TYRO protein tyrosine kinase-binding protein, producing MSGAVCIVGSLFGSAVGQPECESCYLINMGSVVAIIASDLILTIFIAVSVFCFATYHRRRREWASPDGRRNLPSSVSKKMAAEVTESPYQELHGVQSDVYSELQHFRK from the exons ATGTCTGGCGCTGTTTGTATTGTGGGTTCGTTGTTTG GTTCTGCAGTGGGACAACCAG AATGTGAGTCCTGTTACCTAATAAACATGGGGTCTGTGGTGGCCATTATTGCCTCCGACCTTATCTTGACCATCTTCATCGCTGTCTCCGTATTCTGCTTCGCGACTtatcacaggaggaggagagagtgggctTCTCCTGATG gaagaagaaaCCTGCCGTCATCTGTATCAAAGAAAATGGCAGCAGAGGTCACAGAATCTCCCTACCAG GAGTTACATGGAGTCCAGTCAGATGTGTACAGTGAGCTTCAGCACTTTAGGAAATGA